The Archocentrus centrarchus isolate MPI-CPG fArcCen1 chromosome 3, fArcCen1, whole genome shotgun sequence sequence GGCACAACATATAGATATTTGTACATCCTGTTTTCCCATAAAATAAAGACCAAAGTGGCTTCAACCTttctaaaatgtctttttctcatttaaaaaaaaaaaaatatgttgcagCATTTTATTCACTTTCCTCAGCCAATGCTTCCACttacatttacaaaataaaagtcagattttttttcactccTCGTGCCACCACTTGTTTCTGCCTGCACTTTTTCTGGCTTCTATGTCGCTCCTCAACGATGGCCGTACTTTGGTTCCAGCTGGTGTGCTGCCTCGACCTGTGAACCCAGACTCTCTGTGCTCTTTGCTTTTAAGTGTgtttctagctcttctctctcctGAACTCAGCGGTCGGTTGCCCTCGTCTCTCGGTGCATGATCTCTGCCTTTATTTCTGGTAGTCTCTGTCTGTTGGTGGAAGCCGTCGTGCTTCCTCTTAGGCACAAACTGTAGCGCCTCAACCCATTTCCCTGTATCCTTAAGAGTGAGCATAATGCGAATCATCTGATCCAGAGTCAGATTTTTGGCTCCCATCTCCCAGTGGAGGAATTCATCCAAGGGTAAACGAGCTGTGGCCAGCTTCAGACGCTTTGCGTTGGCCAGTGACAAGCCTGTCTGGATCGAGCGGTCCACTAGAGCTCCGATGATGTAGACCTTGGAGTGATCAAAGGTGCGGAGGACATTGGGGGAATCTGCGGTAAGGTAGACGAGTTGTTCACGGGGGAACAGGTCGACGTGCTGCCGGTCAGTGCTGGTGATGAGCAGGCGCTCCCACATCTCTGCACCATATCGTTGGAGCAGCTCCTTCATGTAGGGTCCATCTGGTTGCAGGTTGCAGAAGTGGAGATGGTAGGGATCAGCAGCACGCCGGTTCAGGCCTTCCACCTCCATCAGCTGGGACACCGTGTTCTCGATCTCCCGCCTGGACATGTGCGACTCATAGCTCATGTCAAACATCAGCGGCTGACCGAACACCATGGACTGAGCGGTCTTCCAAGC is a genomic window containing:
- the trmt10c gene encoding tRNA methyltransferase 10 homolog C — encoded protein: MLLRLFTARGCAVFWKCAHSVASCASKRQVGSFLPNDRASRRGVSLPVCLRLFSTVSPAGKDAPQTKSDKSQETETLDLDRWKSVMRSQAAFNEKHVKDEVEEQDDDDDENLKEAGNDLKDGSSLEATRDLVAMWRQAGKLVPEEMTDEEVKTLAKLTTKSSRKKYLKYLAVREGHKKARKEKQQQKKAAREASLMEKRELEGSGEEGSGEGGHKLKNTLFFQFWDRSLDKLLAWKTAQSMVFGQPLMFDMSYESHMSRREIENTVSQLMEVEGLNRRAADPYHLHFCNLQPDGPYMKELLQRYGAEMWERLLITSTDRQHVDLFPREQLVYLTADSPNVLRTFDHSKVYIIGALVDRSIQTGLSLANAKRLKLATARLPLDEFLHWEMGAKNLTLDQMIRIMLTLKDTGKWVEALQFVPKRKHDGFHQQTETTRNKGRDHAPRDEGNRPLSSGERRARNTLKSKEHRESGFTGRGSTPAGTKVRPSLRSDIEARKSAGRNKWWHEE